Genomic window (Tardiphaga sp. vice304):
GCGGCCTCGCGCGGATGAAAGAGCTTGGCGCGCTGGTGGTGACGCAGCCGAGCTTCCTCACCCGGATGCGACGCTCGATCGCCGGCGCTTTTGGCCCGCGCGCCGACGGCTGTTATCCTGCTCGCTCCGTCATCGACGCCGGTGTCACCTATGTCGCGACCTCCGACGCGCCGACCGGATCGTGGTCGCCATGGGACGGCATCGCCGACGCAGTGCATCGCGCGGCCGATTCCGGCGCGCCGATCGGGTCGGGCGAGGCGATCTCGGTCCGCGAGGCGATCCACAGCTATACCGTCGGCGGCGCCTTCGCGATGAAGCAGGAGGCCTGGCGCGGCACGCTGGAGCCTGGCATGGCCGCAGATCTGATCGCCATCGACCGCGACATCTTCGCGCCGGAAGTATCGTCATTGCGTGATACCAGAGTGCTGCTGACCATGCTGCGCGGCGACGTCGTTCACGACACGCTGTCCCAGTCGGGCCGGCATTGCGCTGCGTCTGCGGCATAGGGGAAACATGCGCCTCGCTCTCAGCATTCTCACCGACGCGCTGGCCTATGGCATGGTGTTGTTCATCATCTCGATCGGCCTGTCGATCATGATGGGCCTGATGCGCGTGGTTAACCTCGCGCACGGCGCCTTCGCGATGATCGGCGGCTATCTTGCCTCCTATGCCATCCGCGACCTCGACGTGCATTACAGCGTCGCGATCCTGCTGGCGGTGGTCGGTACCATCCTTGTCTCGATCCCGTTCGAAATGCTGCTGTACCGCCGGATCTACCGGAAATCCGATCCCCTGATCCAGGTGCTGATGACCATCGGCATCACTTTCGTCATCATCGGCGTGGTCAATTTCATCTTCGGCCCGACGCTGAAGTCGATCCCGCTGCCACCGCTGCTCAGTGGCCCGCTCGACATCGGCTTCCGCTCGATCCCGACGCATCGACTGTTCGTGGTCGCCTGTGGCGTCGTCACCGCGCTGTCTCTGTGGTGGCTGATCGAGAAGACCGAGTTCGGCATCAAGTTGCGCGCCTCGGTGGATCACTCGGGCATGGCGGATTCGCTGGGGATTCGCACCGAGATCATCTATGCCGTCACGTTCGCGCTGGCGATTGGCCTTGGCGCCTTCGGCGGTGTGGTCGGCGCCGAAATCCTGCCAATCGAGCCGTTCTACGCGCTGCGCTACATGGTCACGTTCCTCGTCGTGGTCTCGGTCGGCGGCGCCGGCTCGATCGTCGGTGCACTGTCGGCCTCATTGTTGCTGGGTCTGGCGGACACCACGGGCAAATATCTCGCGCCGGAGTTCGGTGAGTTCTTCTTCTACCTCACGGTGATCTTCATCGTCTTCGTATTCCCTCACGGTTTGTACGGGAGGTCGCACGCATGAGCGAGTTCGCGCTCCACCATGTGCCGGCCCGGCGACACGCCCCGTTTTTGCAAGACGCCGCCAGCACGATGGCCATCGTCGTGCTCGGCGCGGTCGGCTATTTCCTGTTCCCCGAGGATCTCGCTTTCCTGACGCGGCTGATCGGCATCGCCTTCCTCGTGCTGTCGCTGGATCTGGTGACCGGCTATTGCGGCATCGCCACCCTCGGCCATGCCGCGCAGTTCGGCGTCGCGGCCTATGCCGTCGGCATCGCCTGCGTCCGCGGCGTCACCGATCCCTTGGCGCTGCTGCTGGTCGGCGTGTTTGCAGGTACGGTCATGGGCCTGATCTCCGGCGCGCTGATCGCGCGGTTTCGCGGCCTGCCGCAGCTTGTGCTGTCGATCGCCGTCGGCCAATTGGTCGCCGCGCTTGCCAACAAGCTGCAGGGTCTGACCGGCGGCAGCGACGGCCTGTCGGGCATCTCGCCTGGCAAGGTTCTCGGCCTCTACAATTTCGACATGTACAGCCGCACGGCCTATCTGTTCTCGCTGACGGTCCTCATCATCGTGTTCGTCGCGCTGTCGCGCTTGGTGCGATCGCCCTTCGGGCTGATGTGCCGCGCCATCAAGGACGATGATTTGCGCGCCAGGATGATCGGCGTCGCGGTCTATCCGCGCCTTGTCATCATGTTCGGCGTATCGGGTGCGGTCGCCGGCGTCGGCGGTGCGCTGACCGCGATGAGCACCGGCGTGGTCGGGCTCGACAGCGTCTCGTTCGAACGCTCCGCCGAGGTGCTGGTGATGCTCGTGCTCGGTGGCGCCGGCCATCTGTGGGGTGCGCTTGGCGGGGCCATCATCTTCATGATCTTCGAGCACATCGTCGCGGCCGCCAATCCGTTCCACTGGATGACGCTAGTCGGATTGCTGCTGATCGGGATCGTGGTGTTCGCGCCGAAGGGGCTGATCGAGCCGGTGCTGACGCTGTTTGCGCGCATCGGCGGAAAGGGCAGGGCGTCATGAGCGGTTTGCTTGAAGCACGCAACGTCTCGCTCGCCTTCGGCGGGCTGCAGGTGACGCGCGACGTCTCGTTCCAGCTCAATGCCGGCGACCGCGTCGCATTGATCGGCCCGAACGGCGCCGGCAAGACCACGCTGGTTAATCTGATCACCGGCGATCTCGCGCCAAGCGCCGGGCACTTCTTCATGG
Coding sequences:
- a CDS encoding branched-chain amino acid ABC transporter permease, whose translation is MRLALSILTDALAYGMVLFIISIGLSIMMGLMRVVNLAHGAFAMIGGYLASYAIRDLDVHYSVAILLAVVGTILVSIPFEMLLYRRIYRKSDPLIQVLMTIGITFVIIGVVNFIFGPTLKSIPLPPLLSGPLDIGFRSIPTHRLFVVACGVVTALSLWWLIEKTEFGIKLRASVDHSGMADSLGIRTEIIYAVTFALAIGLGAFGGVVGAEILPIEPFYALRYMVTFLVVVSVGGAGSIVGALSASLLLGLADTTGKYLAPEFGEFFFYLTVIFIVFVFPHGLYGRSHA
- a CDS encoding branched-chain amino acid ABC transporter permease codes for the protein MSEFALHHVPARRHAPFLQDAASTMAIVVLGAVGYFLFPEDLAFLTRLIGIAFLVLSLDLVTGYCGIATLGHAAQFGVAAYAVGIACVRGVTDPLALLLVGVFAGTVMGLISGALIARFRGLPQLVLSIAVGQLVAALANKLQGLTGGSDGLSGISPGKVLGLYNFDMYSRTAYLFSLTVLIIVFVALSRLVRSPFGLMCRAIKDDDLRARMIGVAVYPRLVIMFGVSGAVAGVGGALTAMSTGVVGLDSVSFERSAEVLVMLVLGGAGHLWGALGGAIIFMIFEHIVAAANPFHWMTLVGLLLIGIVVFAPKGLIEPVLTLFARIGGKGRAS